The Metallosphaera hakonensis JCM 8857 = DSM 7519 genome includes the window AAGATAGCCTTAATTAACCCAATGAAATGAATTTATCGGACATCTATCGTGAATTCAGTTTATTTAAAAATCCTTAACGAATTTGATTGAATGTTGTCACGCTTTGAGTAGGGTGTCTGAAACGGGAGCGTGTCATGTCCTTAAGCAACGCTTTCCATACATCTATACGGGAAGGTCACTACTAATCGGGATCAAAGAAATTAGGACATAATCATGACCTCTAGAGGCCACTGGTCTCCAATCGAAATGATATATCACTTTTGATATGACCTAAATTGGTCAAGATATACAATTTAAACAATGCCTAACTCTTCTAATATCCAGGCTAAAACCGAATTGAAGATCTCCTCCCCTAAATCAAGTCTATAACTATCTCATCGTTAGATTTCTTGTAAATCCCTGGGACGATTTTGGACCAATTATTATAAACATGGTTAAATGTCCATTTGCACTTCTTATATAGAAAATAAATTATAATCTTCTATGTTAGTAATCTCAGAATGAAAAGCTTAGTACTCAGTTCAACTGTCCCATCTGGGGAAGCTGCTTTATCCGTGGTGAGAGATCCCAACAACGTTGTCTCGGTCCTGCCTGGTGTGGTTTCCATTCAAGGAAATCGGGTCAGGCTGAAGTTCAAGAGGTTTCTCCTCTCCCACGACTCGACCTATGAGGTCTCACTCTTCACCCATGGTAGCAGAATTGTGGAGTACAAGCTGGAGGATCAACGAGGGAACACGTTGAAGATCATGTTCTCGCTCTCTGATAATGAACTATCAATATCCGTCAGCTACTCTGGGGAGAGGGAGTGGGTCATGAAGCCGGCGTTGGAGGCCATCATTGAACAAATTGGTGAGGGATTGAGAAAGGAGATGGAGAGGAAGAGCGCTCCAACAAGTGGGGACTACTCTCAGCTGATATCCAAGTTGTCCTCTTTAACCAAGATCATCATGAAGTCCAAGATCGTGAAATCTGAGGTAATTAACTTGAAGGAAGGCGAGCTAATAGACTATCTTCATCAAATAATAATTGAGTTCCAACACTATCCGGTTATATACGTCTCAGGTACTGGAGACGCTACCTTCAGGCTCCTCTTAGTCAACGGTGAAGTGAAGGGAGTTTACGTTCTGAAAGACGGAAAGGAGCATCTGGGGGAAGACTTGCTTAACCTGCTGAACGGCGATTACAAGGTTCACGTTTACGTCTCGCTTAATCCAAAGGTTTTGGAGGTTGGAACATGAGGGTTCACAAGCCGTATGTGATACATGAGGAAGGGGATAGATCCTTCATCTGGCTCGGTTTAGATGAGTCCGATAGGGAGAAAGGTGTGTTGACCAATCAATATCTATTGAGGGATGGGGACAGGGGAGCTCTCCTGGACGCGGGAGGATACTTCGTTTTTGAAAGGGTTCTGAATTCGATCCAAGAGTTCGTTAAGCCGGAGAAGGTCGAACTTCTGCTGTACAGCCATCAAGATCCAGACGTTGTGGGTGCGCTTAATCTATGGGTGGACATGGTACCCAACGCAAAGATCTACGTATCGGAATTATGGGAGAGGTTTCTTCCCCACCTTGGATATGACCTCGGCGGTGTAATAAATGACATACCCGACTCTGGGATGAGAATACCCTTTGGGAAGAGTTATATTGAGGCTATACCTGCTCACTTCCTTCACTCCCCAGGTAACTTCCACTTTTATGATCCAATAACGAGAGTATACTTCTCGGGCGACATGGGAGCTGCCATATTTCCCAAGGACAGGTGGTACTTGATGGTAGATAACTTCGATGAGCACTCGAAATACATGGAGGCCTTTCATAGGAGATACATTCCGTGCAAGAGGGCTTTAGATCAGTGGCTCAAGAGAATTGAGCTACTAGACATCAAGATCATAGCCCCTCAACATGGTTCCGTATTTGCCGACGATAACGTTCCCAAGTTCCTAAACTGGCTTAGGTCTCTGGATAGGGTTGGACTTGATCTCCTTGATTGAGGAGAGGAAGATGAGCAGTTAACCCAATTTCAATTTCACTGTATTTTTGAATAATAGGACTCGTGAGAGCTCTCACGACGTGTTCACTAAATCGGGACGTCAAGTTAGATGAGTTTTTACGAAGTCCTCCAATGAAGTTGCTCCCGCTTTCTCTATCAGGTCTCGATCCCTGGAAATTAAGGTCAGACCAAAAGACCCAGCTACGTAAGCGTAGGACGCGTCATAATAAGTCAAACCTCTCTCCACAGCGACTTTCATTACACCATCAAGGGGAGGGTTATCTACCACGTTAAATTTTCTCATGAGCCTACGGAAAAGATTTGCTAGAGCTACTGGGTCCTTAATTTTCTTGTGTAAATAGTGACTCTTCCAGATCGCGTTCCCCACCTCATAGAAGGTTAAAGTTAGTACGTAAGATTTCTTGAAGTCCACCCTATCCACGTAATCCATGAGAGAGTATAGAGCCGATGCGTCGAAAAGGAATCCCGATGAATGGGACATCGGCCTATCTCTCCTCCCTGCTCTCTCTGATGTCCCTTACCCAATCTTCCTCGCTTACGTCCTTCATTAGTTCCTTGATCTTCGTAGCGATTTCCCTAGTCTCCTCCATCTCCTTTTCTCTTATGGCATCGTCCAAAGCTTTTTCGATTACATCCCTAAAGTTGATCCCGAGCTCCTCAGCCTTCCTCTTGAGCTCCCTTGACACCCTTACGCTTATCACGTCAGACATAATTATGTATACGTTATGCTCGTATATAAGGATGATTCACATGTTGACCTCACTTACATGGTAGACCTCAATGGATCGTGATCCCACGGAAGACGAAAATTTTTCATGAGTTTTAGATAAACCAATCACAACAAACCGCCGTGAGTCCCTGGAAGGAGTTCGACCTTGATCCTTGTGAAACCTGAAATGTCCCGCGATGGGACTCTTCTCATAAAGTTTTAATACATGTTCCCAAAAAGAGCCCGAGACAATGAGACAAACAATAGGTTCAATAATCGTGGGATTGTTAATCGCGTCGTTTGGCGTAGCTATCTTTTCAAGTCCCATCACTGCATCCACCCAAACTTACACCGTCACTTTCATGGAACATGGACTTCCCAACGGGACCGCATGGTCAGTGAAATTTGGAGGACAGGTCAAGAACTCCACTACGGATCAGATAAGCTTCCAAGTTAAGGGTACCTCATACCTCAACTACTCGATTCCTGACGTGGGGAAGTACATACCCACACCGTCGCAGGGTAGTTTTCTCGTGGACAACTCAACTACGATTAACGTTACCTTTGCCCTTCCATTCGTAAAGATAGTCATAACCAAGCTGATTGTGGTGGATCAGAGCACGGGTACTTCGGTTACTCAGTTGGAACCAGGTAACACATATCAGGTCGGGGTAAGTCTCCAGAATCAGGGCAACACGGGAACTTTCGTAGAAATCAATGAGACCGTCCTCATGAACGGAAAAGTGGTGGAGTCTGACGTCCCAATCCTCAGCATAGGTCCTGGGAGCACGGCGTCGGCAACTTTCCTATGGACGCCCAACACTGCTGGAGTTTACACTTTCCTGGTACACGTCCAAGCATCTCCCAACATTAGTGAATCAGCCTCTTACCCGCTATATGTGGGTGTCTCACCCGTCAAGACTTATAACGTAACTTTCACGGAAATGGGATTACCTGCGGGTACTCAATGGAGCGTGGAATTTAACGGGGAAGTAGAGTCCTCCATGACCCCCACAATAACCTTCCAGGTAAGCAACGGTACGTATACCTATTACGTGAACAACGTGAGTGGCTTCCTTCCCAACGTAACCTCAGGTAAGGTGAAAGTGAACGGAACTACGAACGTGATGATATCGTTCTTACCCTTGATATTTAAGCCGGTCTCGAAGCTCTTGCTTAGCTATGATGGGGAACCAATTTCACAGCTGGAGACCAACACCACGTATAGCGTCATTGCTAGCGTCACTAATGTAGGGAACACGTCAGGCCAGGGTTACCTCCTGTTACTTGGGAGACAAGGAACGGTTAACGTGATCGATCAGAAGTTCAATTACACCTTGAGACCTGGGCAGACGGAGAACTTCACGGAGGAATTCATGGTTAACTCCACGACTCCCTTAACCATCACTTTGACCCTGTACACCTTGACTCCACAAGGAGCTAAGGCGGTGTATAACTCGACCTCCCAACTCCCAGTTATTCAAAAGGTAACCAACACCACCAAGAGTCAAACAAGTAACACCACAACTACCACAACCACTACTCCCAACACAACTAAACCAACTACAACCACGAACGTGAGCACTCCTTCTATCCCTACCCAGAAGTCGTCTAATACCTTATTATATGTAGCAATAGCTGTTGTTGTAGTAGTGATCATAGCCATTGTCCTCTTGGTAAGAAGAAGATAATTTTTTACTCTCTCACATTTAGGATACGTTTACACAACTTTTAAGAGTTAGTTTACGTAGATTACCCACAACATTTATGGGAAAATCTTCACACACCATAATCTAGATGTAATTTACATGGATGATTTATTCTATGTTTACTCTCTCACTGTAAGGTAATAATCCGTCGAAAAGGGAGTTTTAACTAAGGGAAGGAAGAGCCAAGGTTTCCTACTAAAAGCGTGGAAAACGTACTCACCTGACTTCCTCCCCGCCCTAAACGGTAGACCCAAAATCACCTCCGTAAAAATAAATCTATCTTGTTATTAAGTGTTTTCTCAAGAGTAAATATAAAATCCTTGAGACCCGATAGATCGTCTAGAAAGCAGAGGATGAGCAGCAACCTGAACTCCTCCCTTCTCATGACGTCCTTGAACACGGTGTAAAGCGAGTAGAAGACCATGGCCAGCACGAAGATCAACTCGCGGAAGACGAACTTGGTGGAGCTCGTGAAGGGAAGGAAGGCCTTGATGTTCCTGTAAGACGTCTCAATGGGACCCCTAACCTTGTTGTACAGCTTCACTTCCCTCTTGGTTAGGTTGAGGTTGGTCGCCCTCGCGAAGTACACCACGGTCTTCCTCTTCTTCTTAACGATTTCCTTACCATACACCAGAAGTCTGAAGTTGACCTGCTCTTCCTTCTTACGTCTCTTATTGGTCGCGTACTCCCCGTCGAACTCCTCGTATATCTTCACGTCCCCCACGGGGACTCCCATCACGTACTTGAACTGCGATATGAACCTGAGGACTTCCACGGTGTAGAAGCCCGCGTCCAGGGTTACGAGCCTCACCTTGAAGCCCATTCCCGCAATTTGCTCCACGAGGAACTTCACGATCTCGTCCTTGGTCATCCCGTTAACTTGGGGAACGAAGGCCAGGAGGAGCACCATTCCCTGATACTTCGTGGTCGCGGTGGCGTAGTTCCACGAGCTCCCCTTGGAACTACCCAACCCGTTCACCGGCTTACCGTACCACGTCTTCGTGGTCCAATCTATGGAGACGTCGACCTCCTTCACTCCCTTGAGCATCTCCATGGAAATCCTCCTCATGGACTCCAGGAGCTTCTCCACAACCTCGTTTCCCTGCTCCTCCACGTAGTTCCTCACGGTCTGAGGTGACACGTTGTACCCGTTGGACCTGCCCTCCACGGAGTCCTTCCACAAGCACGCGGAGACCAGAACTCTCGCTACCTCCTCCGCCCTTCTCCCCTTGAAGGTTAACATGGAAAGTAATTTATATCCTATTTGTTGTAGATTATTTTGGTGAGGAAGACCCGGTGTTACCACCTTAGGTTCACCACGTGATAATACCGGGTTCCTCGCCTTAAACCTTTCTTCAACTTGTTGCGCTCTTGACAAAGATATAAATTCTATTACTTTTTACGAATCTGATACTACCCAACCAGAATTATTTTTCGTAAAATGATTTTGGGTCTACCGTAAAGGGCGAAGGTTCCCCTCATCGATTCGGGCTTACATCTCTCATTTGAGGGGCAGTCGAGAGGGTCAGAGACCCCCTCCCATTGAGGTTCATAACTGCAATAACGTGAGACTGTCCGGAATGTAAAAAATTGAATTTTTATTGGCGAGAATAAGTTGGTTCTTAGCGTTGATCTAGATTAAATTGAAGTAACACTTAAGTCAGAGGAGGAGAGGGTAGTACCATGGCGCGGACTTTAAGAGGAGTCCCAGACTTGATGTACTACCCTCTTCCCCCAAGGGAGGATATGCCGTGGAGGGAAAAATGGTTAACGGAGATCAAACCCGTGCTGGACGCCATGGATTTGGAGAGGTTTCTGGGAGAGGGCGAGCTGGTTTACCTGAAGTTGTTGATCGTCATGGTGCTCTACTCCTGTTCCTATAGGGACGCGGTGAAGATGGTCAACGTGAACGTGGTCGTGGCGTGGTTCGTGGGGAAGGTGGGGAAGAGCACGCTGCACGACTTCGTGGAGAGGGTCTACGCGGTTAGGAAGAGGTTGCTGGAGGTCTCGTTCAGGCTGGAGGAGAGGTGCCTGCCCAGCTACTTGCCCGCCAGCGCCCACGTCCTGAACTTCACGACGTGGCTCGTGGACTCCTTCCTCCTGGACTTACCTCCTGGGAAGAGGAGCGCGGAGACCTTCCGGGAGAAGGCGGAGCTGGAGAGGAGGGAAGGTAACTTGAGGAGGGCCTTGAAGCTGCTCTCCCTTGGGAGGACCAAGAGGAGGTTCAAGGGAAGGTGGACCTAGGAGAGGGGAGTCTCGCACTACGGGCTCAAGGCGGTGGCCGTGATCTCCGCCTCCCTCTTCGTGAGGTCCATCACGGTGAAGCTGGCCAACTTCTCGGACAAGAGGTTCAAGTCACCGCTCAAGGGGGTTAAGATCGCGGACAGGGGATTCTCGCCCTCCCCGACACAGCTCATCGCGCGGGAGAAGCCCTTCACTACCCTGAGAGCCCACGTGGAGTTCTTCGGCACCTACCTGGACGCGTTCTGGAGGCCCTACGGGACCACGACCTGGAGGAACGACGTCTTCCTTCACGTCCTTGGAGTGATCTACAACATCAAGATGTTCCTCGCTATCCAACGGAGGACTCCTCCAGGACGTAGAGTCCTTCAGCTCTGAGACGCGCCCCCACGCAATCAGGCAACACTATGCGCGATAGATAAATCCTCTCGTCTTGATATTTTTCCATGATCCAGTTTTTCTCGATGATCCAGGTTTCACCCTTCTGGCAATATTAATATTTATCATTCTGTTTATCTATTCGTTCAGATAATTACATTCCGGACACACTCACGTCACGATCGTTCGCATAACCGCATGAAGGACAAGAAAAATACCTATGAGAGACCTCCTTCATCCTTTTACCACATCTAGGGCAGGAAACGGAAGAGTACTTTGGATTAACAAACTCAACTAGAACACCGTGTTTCTTAGCTTGCCACTCAATCCAGTACTGAACCCTACGATACTGCATCAAGTAGAGTTTGTCACGAAACTCCTTAGGGAGTTTGCCCACGTTCTTGATGAGGTTCTTGAGACCCTCGAGAGAGTGTCCCGAACGCAAATAATTGAATAAATCTATGTACAAGTTCATGGAGAATTATTCAAAAGAGAAGGTAAATTGGTGAGAAATTTTGAATTTTCTTTTGACGTTAAAGGTCGCGTAATACTTATAGGGAACCGGGACGTTGTAATACCGATAGATATGAAACCGTGGATACAATACTACAACGGTCCGGTTCCCTACGAATACTTGTCATCGTGGCATAAAACTCTTGTGAAGATGAACTACATGTTGGTCACGTCGGAGGTGTTGTCGCGTCTAGATGACTTCGTGTTGAGGGCGTTGATAGTCATGGTCGTGTGGAGGTGTTCCTACAGGAACGTGCGGAGCTTCTACATGACTGACGTGGTGGTAAGGTGGTTCCTAGGGGAGTGCAAGTCCAAGTCGGAGATCCACAGGAGGGCCAAGGGATTTAGGGAAGTGTTCAAGGAGGCCTTCAAGGAACATGTAAAGGAGTTGGAGGGGAAGTTGAGCGCGCTAACTGACTACCTGCCCAGCAGCGCGTTATATGGGAAGGTCTGGAAACTTTGGGCTGTGGACTCCTTCATAATCGAGGTCCCCTTCGGGAAGAGGAACAGGGAGACCTTGAAGAAGAAGTTCGAGCTCGAACTGAGGCAGGGGAAGTTGAGGGACGCAGCTGACCGGCTCTACCAATTCATGAAGTGCAAGATAAGGAGGAGGTTTAAGGGACAGTTCACCAAGAAGAGGAATCGAAGTTACTTCGGCTTCAAGGTATTCATAGCCATATCGCCCACAATGTTGATCCACGAGATTCAGGTTGAATTGGCCAACTTCCCTGACAACGAGGTCGACTTCTTCCTAAGCGGTTACAAGGTAGTGGACAGAGGATTCGTGGGGAAGTCCTCGACCTGGTTGATCGGCTTCCCCAGTTTCAGGAGGCACGTGGAGTTCTTCGGGACCTTCTTGAAGAACTACTGGAGACCCTACGCGGTTGACAGGGAGATGACCGAACTCTTCGTCTACGTCATCGCGTTGATCTACAACTCCTCGATGTACACCTCGGTCCTGTCTCGGGTCCCCGAGACTCAGCTCGCCCATTGACTTCTCGAGCGAGCAAGTCGAGTGGGGTAGTGAGGGGTATGTTGAAAATTCTGTTTTTCTCCACAATTGGTTAATTTGTCTTACAGTATAAGATCGATCTTCAGTTACACTGAAAGATATAACTGTATTTCATCCTTGAAATCTTATAATATTATATTTCTCTCTTGATATTTTTATTCAATTATTTGCGTTCGGGACACTCTCTCGAGCTTGATTACTTTTGCACCCATCCTCTCAGCCTCTTCAACTACCCACTTCCCGACCTTTCTGGCGAAGTCCTCCATAATACGCCTAGCCTTTTGATGGAGGGAGTGGATCCTATTCACTATCCTCCTATTCTCTCTCCACCTTCTTGAGTATTTCATCTGAAGATTTTCAGCTAAAGACTTCCAGTGGTGGACTTCCTCAATGCGGGTCGGGATCCTGACGTAGTGTTTATCGTCCTTCCCTACTACGACCTCGCTCATGTTAATATCAACAGCGACGCTGGACTTAGCTTCGACTTTCTCCAACGGTCTCTCAAAAACGACCTTGAGGAAAGCCTTCCCATCCTTGATCAATAACCTAGCCTCCTTCATCTTCCAGCTCATGTAGTCCTTCAAGTTTCTAGGATAACCTAGAATTGGTAGTTCGCCAACCCCAGCAATCCTAACAGTCATGTTATCTAAGTCCACATTATAACTTGCTTTAGGAGTTAGCCAAACTGTTGGCTTGTATACCCTAGGGAAACGGCCCCTCTTGGGATTATTGTACCAACCCTTGTACGTCGCGAGGGCATCCCTATAACAATCCTCAGCAATTCTTGGTGGTAGATTATATTCCTCCCTTAACCTCGTGTATAATTCCTCGTGTATTCTTCCCAATACTCCCTTTTCATTGGGATTTGGAACATTCTCTTTCAACCAGAATAGGGTGAAATGCAGTGCTTTAACATGGTTATTTACGAGGGTTAGGAGGGAATCGGATAGGGCGATCTTCATAGAAACGGTAGCTCTGATCGCTTTAACCCTCCTAGCCATCAGAGAAATCTCGAAAAAGACGTATTTAAATTTCCATCCCCGCCCCTAGGCGAGGCTTTCATCCTTTTGTAAAATAACTGCTCTACATTATCGGCTAGACCACTTCAGTCACCTTAAGTTCTCTTCCAAAGCTCCATATCCTCCTCCACCCGGAGTCTCCACAATGACTTCCTCTCCTGGACTCACTTTCACTGTGAACTTACTGGGCATTTCCTTTCCTCCTACGATAACCCTCCCCGGTTTACCGTTCTCTCCTCCCCTCAATCCCCAAGGCCCCATCAGGAACCTATCAGCCAGCACTGAGAGAGTTCCCCCCTGAACTAAAATGAAGGACCTGATGACTCCGTCTCCTCCCCTAAATTTCCCTCTCCCTCCGCTTCCCTCCCTTATCCTGTATCCCGTGAATAATATCGGGAACTGTCTCTCGGCCACCTCTATGGGCGTATTAAGTGTATTACTCATCCTGGAATGGACTCCACTAACGCCGTCTCCGTTGGGTCTAGCCCCGGATCCTCCGCCCACAGTCTCGTAATAGGACCAAGGCTTTCCGTCAAAGCCTCCCATCATGACGTTCATCATGGTCCCACTGGACCCTGCAGGGACCCTGCCCGGAAGGGCTTGGGAAAGGGCCTTAAACATTGCGTCCACTATCCTTTCGGAGGTCTCAACGTTACCCCCGCCCACTGCGGCTGGCTTCCTTGGATTTACCAGAGACCCCTCCTCTGCCCTTACCTCCAACAGCGAATAGAAGCCCTCATTGGTGGGTAAGTCCTGCAACATCGACCTTATGGAGAAAGCAACAGAGGAGAAGGTGACCCCGAGGACCGCGTTAAGCGGACCCTGAATTTGCGGGGAAGTGCCAGAGAAGTTCACCTCTATCCCATCCCCTATTCTCAGGTAAACCTTGACGGGTAGGAAGTCTTGTCCCCATTCCAAGTAGTCTACCCCGAGAAACTCCCCCCTGGGCCATTTCCCTATCTCCTTCCCCACTATATTTGAGGTATACCTCAAGGACCTCTCCCACCCTTCCACGACTCTCTCCCTACCGTATTTGGTTACGAGCTCACTTATCCTAGAGATCCCGAGCCTGTTCGCAGCCACTTGGGCCTGAAGATCTCCCAACGAGTACTCCGGTACCTTGAAGTTCTCCTCCACTATCCTCAAGACGTCCTTAACAATTTCTCCTCTCCTCATGAACTTTACGGGTGGAATCACTACTCCCTCCTCGAAGAGCGTGGTGGCGTTGGGGTTAATGCTCCCTGGAACTGGACCACCCACGTCTACGTGGTGGGCCTTATTGATCACGTACCCTATCCCCGTGGCCATGATCACCCCAACGTCATTGAGGTGAGTACCAGATATGTAGGGATCATTAAAGACCACAGCGTCTCCTGGTCCCAGCTCCATCCCTTCCCGTTCCAGGTAGTTCAGGACGTTCCTCACTCCTATCTTGAACGACCCAAGGTGGACAGGTATGTGCTCAGCCTGGGCCACTATTCTTCCGTTCTCGTCCACCACAGCACAACTGTGGTCCATTCTCTCCCTTATGTTGGGAGAAAGGGCGCTCCTCTTCAGAGTAGCCCCCATTTCCTCTGCAATGAAGATCGTTGCCTTGTTAATTATTTCCCAGCTCATTCTCTCACCATGACTAAAGACCCAGACTCGTCAACCTTGGCTCTCCAGCCCTCTCCAACTAACGTCGTTGAACTGTACTCCTCCACGATGGACGGTCCCTCCACCTCGAATCCCAGGGGGAGCTCCTCCCTCCTGTATACCTTGGCCTTCACCCAATGGTCCATTAACACCTCCCTCTCCCCTGGATGTGGCGTCCCTGAGGGGAAATGGGTTAGTTTGACCCTCATGCCTTCCACGACGCCGAAGACTCTGATTGTCACCACTTCGACCTCCCTGTCCAATTTGAAACCGTAGGTCCTCTGGTGAAGTTCCTCGAACGCCTCCCTGACCTTCTTTACATCTCCCACCGGTACAGTTAACTCCCATCCCTGTCCCTCATATCTAACGTCGGCTTGCCTCACGAACGAAGCTCCGGGAAGTCTCCTCCTCACCCTATCCTCAAGTTCTAGAAAGGCTTGGTCCAAGTCCCTTGGATATGACATTGACTCCTCAACCTTGATGTCGGCGAGCATCATTCCAAGGGCACTGAATAGTCCCGGATGGGGCGGAACTACGACCCTAGAGATCCCTATCTCCTCAGCTAACTTGAAGGCGTATTGAGGACCTGCTCCTCCAAAGGAGAACAGGGCGAACTCGCTGGGGTCCAATCCTCTCTCCACAGTGACTAGCCTAATGGCCCTGGCCATCTCCAAGGTGGCTAGGGATGTCGCCTTCAATGCAACTTCATGCTTATTGCCCAGGGAAGAGAGACCCATCTCCGCCAGATCCTTCCTTAACTTCAATCCTCCCGCTAGGACATCGTTGATCCAACCCAGGACCAGGGAGGCGTCAGTTAGGGTAGGGGAACTTCCTCCCTTCCCGTAACACATGGGTCCGGGGTCAGCCCCTGCACTTAGTGGGCCCACCCTCAAAGCCCCGCCCTGATCCTCCCAGATTATGGATCCTCCTCCCGCAGACACCTCCACTAGGTCCAGGAACGGAAACCTGATCGGGTATCCGGTGCCCTTAACTAGTCTACCGTAATGGGTTCTCCCTCCCACCTCATACTCCAGGGTTATTGAGACCTCTCCGTTAACGATGGAGCTCGCCTTGGCCGTGGTTCCTCCCATATCGAAGGCAATCACGTTTGTCTTTAGTGTCCTTGAGAAAAGGGAAGCACCCACGGCTCCCGCTGCCGGACCCGACTCAATGACCTGAACTGGTCTCTCGCTGGCCTCCCTCACGTCCACTAACCCCCCTGAACTTGACATGACCAGGAGGGATGGGTTTCCCCTCTCATTGATTTTCTCCCTCAATGTGGAGAGGTAATTAGTCACAACGGGCATTAGCATGGAGTTGATCACGGTAGTTGAAGTTCTCTCATATTCCCTTGGAGTGGGGGAAACCTCGTGGGAGACTGAGACGTACTTGAAATGCTCTTTCACTATCTCCTTGGCTCTCCTCTCGTGGGCCGGGTTTAGATAGGAGTGAAGAAAAGAGATAGCCAGGGAGGTAGCACCCAGTTTCTTAGCCTCCCTCACCGCGCTCTCAACTTCGGCCTCATTTAATGCCCTTAACTCCTCTCCTCTGGGACCGACTCTCTCTGTGACTTCAAACCTCAACTCCCTTGGCACTAGAGGGTTGGGTTTAGTGAAGAAAGGGTTGTAAAGCTCCGGTCTGTTCTGCCTTCCGATCTCTATGACGTCCCTGAAGCCCTTGGTGGTAATTAGGGCCACCTTAGGGAGCTCCAGGTTTACTTGTCCAAGTAAAGAATTAGTGGCAATCGTGGTCGCGTGGACTACGAGGTCAGGTGGATCGAATCTCTTGAGGCCCTCCATCACCCCGATCTCTGGGTTCCTTGGGGTAGTTGGCCCCTTATACACTTTGATCTCGCCTGAGTCAAGGTATACAACGTCTGTGAAAGTACCTCCAACGTCTACAGAAGCGATCCTCATG containing:
- a CDS encoding type II toxin-antitoxin system CcdA family antitoxin; translation: MSDVISVRVSRELKRKAEELGINFRDVIEKALDDAIREKEMEETREIATKIKELMKDVSEEDWVRDIRESREER
- a CDS encoding type II toxin-antitoxin system VapC family toxin; translation: MSHSSGFLFDASALYSLMDYVDRVDFKKSYVLTLTFYEVGNAIWKSHYLHKKIKDPVALANLFRRLMRKFNVVDNPPLDGVMKVAVERGLTYYDASYAYVAGSFGLTLISRDRDLIEKAGATSLEDFVKTHLT
- a CDS encoding hydantoinase B/oxoprolinase family protein, producing the protein MSWEIINKATIFIAEEMGATLKRSALSPNIRERMDHSCAVVDENGRIVAQAEHIPVHLGSFKIGVRNVLNYLEREGMELGPGDAVVFNDPYISGTHLNDVGVIMATGIGYVINKAHHVDVGGPVPGSINPNATTLFEEGVVIPPVKFMRRGEIVKDVLRIVEENFKVPEYSLGDLQAQVAANRLGISRISELVTKYGRERVVEGWERSLRYTSNIVGKEIGKWPRGEFLGVDYLEWGQDFLPVKVYLRIGDGIEVNFSGTSPQIQGPLNAVLGVTFSSVAFSIRSMLQDLPTNEGFYSLLEVRAEEGSLVNPRKPAAVGGGNVETSERIVDAMFKALSQALPGRVPAGSSGTMMNVMMGGFDGKPWSYYETVGGGSGARPNGDGVSGVHSRMSNTLNTPIEVAERQFPILFTGYRIREGSGGRGKFRGGDGVIRSFILVQGGTLSVLADRFLMGPWGLRGGENGKPGRVIVGGKEMPSKFTVKVSPGEEVIVETPGGGGYGALEENLR
- a CDS encoding MBL fold metallo-hydrolase, with amino-acid sequence MRVHKPYVIHEEGDRSFIWLGLDESDREKGVLTNQYLLRDGDRGALLDAGGYFVFERVLNSIQEFVKPEKVELLLYSHQDPDVVGALNLWVDMVPNAKIYVSELWERFLPHLGYDLGGVINDIPDSGMRIPFGKSYIEAIPAHFLHSPGNFHFYDPITRVYFSGDMGAAIFPKDRWYLMVDNFDEHSKYMEAFHRRYIPCKRALDQWLKRIELLDIKIIAPQHGSVFADDNVPKFLNWLRSLDRVGLDLLD
- a CDS encoding CARDB domain-containing protein, which translates into the protein MRQTIGSIIVGLLIASFGVAIFSSPITASTQTYTVTFMEHGLPNGTAWSVKFGGQVKNSTTDQISFQVKGTSYLNYSIPDVGKYIPTPSQGSFLVDNSTTINVTFALPFVKIVITKLIVVDQSTGTSVTQLEPGNTYQVGVSLQNQGNTGTFVEINETVLMNGKVVESDVPILSIGPGSTASATFLWTPNTAGVYTFLVHVQASPNISESASYPLYVGVSPVKTYNVTFTEMGLPAGTQWSVEFNGEVESSMTPTITFQVSNGTYTYYVNNVSGFLPNVTSGKVKVNGTTNVMISFLPLIFKPVSKLLLSYDGEPISQLETNTTYSVIASVTNVGNTSGQGYLLLLGRQGTVNVIDQKFNYTLRPGQTENFTEEFMVNSTTPLTITLTLYTLTPQGAKAVYNSTSQLPVIQKVTNTTKSQTSNTTTTTTTTPNTTKPTTTTNVSTPSIPTQKSSNTLLYVAIAVVVVVIIAIVLLVRRR
- a CDS encoding IS5/IS1182 family transposase, producing MKPWIQYYNGPVPYEYLSSWHKTLVKMNYMLVTSEVLSRLDDFVLRALIVMVVWRCSYRNVRSFYMTDVVVRWFLGECKSKSEIHRRAKGFREVFKEAFKEHVKELEGKLSALTDYLPSSALYGKVWKLWAVDSFIIEVPFGKRNRETLKKKFELELRQGKLRDAADRLYQFMKCKIRRRFKGQFTKKRNRSYFGFKVFIAISPTMLIHEIQVELANFPDNEVDFFLSGYKVVDRGFVGKSSTWLIGFPSFRRHVEFFGTFLKNYWRPYAVDREMTELFVYVIALIYNSSMYTSVLSRVPETQLAH
- a CDS encoding ISH3 family transposase gives rise to the protein MVTPGLPHQNNLQQIGYKLLSMLTFKGRRAEEVARVLVSACLWKDSVEGRSNGYNVSPQTVRNYVEEQGNEVVEKLLESMRRISMEMLKGVKEVDVSIDWTTKTWYGKPVNGLGSSKGSSWNYATATTKYQGMVLLLAFVPQVNGMTKDEIVKFLVEQIAGMGFKVRLVTLDAGFYTVEVLRFISQFKYVMGVPVGDVKIYEEFDGEYATNKRRKKEEQVNFRLLVYGKEIVKKKRKTVVYFARATNLNLTKREVKLYNKVRGPIETSYRNIKAFLPFTSSTKFVFRELIFVLAMVFYSLYTVFKDVMRREEFRLLLILCFLDDLSGLKDFIFTLEKTLNNKIDLFLRR